One Ktedonobacteraceae bacterium genomic region harbors:
- a CDS encoding serine/threonine-protein kinase, whose translation MLEDCTMVIGGRYRLLQALHQGGMSEVFLALDEQERRQVAVKLVASDSQEYSRRLQREIAILRALAHPHILPLLDDGCTGAYCYLVMPYMRRGNLRERLARETMTQQEAGNVLAQLAGALQCAHEHGIVHRDIKPSNVLLDTADEEYVYLADFGLAKTLAVETGITQPGCLIGTPHYMAPELAEMPYSIHSDIYALGILLYQMLTGRLPFTGTDALAICWKHAQESPPLPSALNPHISQAVEQVILRALDKNPRQRFPDAQAMTLAYTRALTGDNRQGALPDPVTLSLPPVQVIQHSREESRAVHKGPWLHGSWQARRKRTLSLSMLVLIALPLSLGLLLERDFAHSSSSLLDNDAVAGNAIASSMSQGKPAHAGNDATQQPDKTIDAGAGLPRAKPAVTFVMPSGPAKSPGHVRGFHPAKAVPKSGHRSHAGTGKHRRKDAPRGNKTPLTPRKHGKKRGH comes from the coding sequence ATGCTTGAAGATTGCACTATGGTTATTGGGGGACGCTATCGTTTGCTGCAAGCCCTGCACCAGGGTGGCATGTCGGAAGTCTTTCTGGCCCTTGACGAGCAGGAGCGCCGGCAAGTCGCTGTCAAGCTGGTCGCCAGCGATTCTCAGGAATATAGCCGGCGCCTGCAACGTGAGATTGCTATCCTGCGCGCACTTGCCCATCCACATATTTTACCCCTGCTGGATGATGGCTGTACCGGCGCTTATTGTTACCTGGTGATGCCCTATATGCGGCGAGGCAATTTGCGCGAACGACTGGCGCGGGAGACAATGACACAGCAAGAGGCGGGCAATGTACTGGCGCAACTGGCAGGGGCGCTTCAGTGCGCGCATGAGCATGGAATCGTCCATCGAGATATCAAACCTTCGAACGTGTTGCTCGATACAGCCGATGAAGAGTATGTCTATCTGGCCGACTTCGGCCTGGCAAAGACGCTGGCTGTGGAGACGGGCATCACCCAACCTGGTTGCCTGATCGGCACGCCGCACTATATGGCGCCAGAGCTGGCTGAGATGCCTTACAGCATTCATAGCGATATTTACGCGCTGGGTATCCTGCTCTATCAGATGTTGACGGGTAGGCTCCCCTTTACCGGTACTGATGCCCTCGCCATCTGCTGGAAGCATGCGCAGGAGTCGCCGCCGCTGCCCTCGGCCCTGAATCCACATATTTCGCAAGCGGTAGAGCAGGTGATCCTGCGCGCATTGGACAAGAACCCGCGGCAGCGTTTTCCTGACGCGCAGGCAATGACCCTGGCATATACGCGGGCCTTGACGGGGGACAACAGGCAGGGCGCGTTGCCGGACCCTGTCACACTTTCGCTCCCTCCGGTACAGGTAATACAGCATAGCAGAGAAGAAAGCCGGGCAGTACATAAAGGGCCCTGGCTGCATGGCTCATGGCAAGCGAGAAGAAAGAGAACCCTATCGCTCTCCATGCTCGTATTGATAGCGCTACCACTTTCGTTAGGTTTATTGTTGGAGAGAGATTTCGCGCATAGCAGTTCATCTTTACTGGATAATGACGCGGTAGCCGGCAATGCTATAGCCTCTTCTATGAGCCAGGGAAAACCCGCCCATGCCGGTAATGATGCGACACAACAGCCGGACAAAACAATCGACGCAGGCGCCGGGTTACCACGGGCGAAGCCAGCAGTCACATTTGTCATGCCTTCCGGCCCGGCGAAGTCTCCAGGGCATGTTCGTGGGTTCCATCCGGCGAAAGCGGTGCCAAAATCAGGGCATAGATCGCATGCCGGGACAGGCAAGCACAGGCGGAAAGATGCCCCGCGTGGAAATAAGACACCCCTCACGCCCCGGAAGCATGGCAAAAAGCGCGGCCATTAG
- a CDS encoding PQQ-binding-like beta-propeller repeat protein — translation MVPVFRLKGVPGVALLLMCLIGMTLLSSPRPVAHASGGSPSITLSPAYGPPTTKVTVKGTGFGSQEQIVITIDNEPAGKSKTNQQGDFTAKITIPKNYGPGVTPVQATGQSSGLSAQANFFINTDWPSIGFDAQNSRDNIYENVLSPSDVQFLVLNWSYTQGIKDANATSEVNGVLYVSGYGNLQALDAQTGKFIWKSNIRVLATAVANGVVYGTSDDGQLYALDAQTGTLIWSFSTGFTYDPTPVPVVANGIVYFGEDGMYALNAQTGALIWKYSAGEVLGAPAIANGVVYFGDDGMYALDAQTGALIWEFTPGGLVQSTASVVNGVVYFGTRDQDVYALNAQTGTLIWKFSTGGIILSTPAVANGTVYIGSRDKHLYALDAQTGALIWAYKVIGDVVTGSPVVANGVVYVGSTRSEYTSNPQVNLFALDAKKGTQLWTYSRRGFGLSNPIVANGFFYVGINGVMYAFSLPGLKQ, via the coding sequence ATGGTGCCTGTTTTCCGCCTCAAAGGAGTACCCGGGGTCGCGCTCCTGCTCATGTGCTTGATCGGTATGACCCTCCTGAGTTCGCCGCGGCCTGTTGCTCATGCATCAGGCGGCAGCCCAAGCATTACGCTTTCGCCCGCCTATGGCCCACCTACTACGAAAGTCACAGTAAAAGGAACGGGATTTGGCTCTCAAGAGCAGATCGTTATCACGATTGATAATGAGCCTGCCGGCAAGTCGAAAACCAACCAGCAGGGAGACTTTACGGCAAAAATCACCATTCCCAAGAATTATGGTCCAGGCGTCACCCCGGTGCAGGCTACCGGGCAGAGCAGCGGCCTGAGCGCCCAGGCAAACTTCTTCATCAACACGGATTGGCCCTCAATTGGCTTCGATGCGCAAAACTCGCGTGACAATATCTATGAGAACGTTCTCAGCCCATCCGATGTCCAATTCCTGGTACTCAACTGGAGTTATACTCAAGGAATTAAAGACGCTAACGCGACTTCCGAAGTCAACGGAGTACTCTATGTGAGTGGATATGGAAACTTACAAGCACTTGATGCCCAGACGGGCAAATTTATCTGGAAGTCTAACATAAGGGTATTAGCAACAGCCGTTGCGAATGGGGTCGTCTACGGAACCAGCGACGATGGACAGCTGTACGCTTTAGACGCACAGACAGGTACGCTCATCTGGAGCTTCTCGACAGGATTCACCTACGATCCGACTCCTGTGCCTGTGGTGGCTAACGGGATAGTCTACTTTGGAGAAGATGGCATGTACGCGCTGAATGCGCAGACCGGGGCGCTCATCTGGAAGTATTCTGCGGGTGAAGTACTGGGTGCGCCGGCCATAGCGAATGGAGTGGTCTACTTTGGAGATGACGGCATGTACGCGCTGGATGCGCAGACCGGAGCGCTCATCTGGGAGTTCACCCCGGGTGGGCTTGTGCAGTCTACGGCATCTGTAGTGAATGGAGTGGTTTACTTTGGCACACGTGACCAGGATGTGTACGCATTGAATGCCCAAACTGGTACACTCATCTGGAAATTTTCAACTGGCGGAATTATCCTCTCCACACCTGCCGTAGCGAATGGAACAGTCTATATCGGTTCGCGTGATAAACACCTGTACGCGCTGGATGCACAGACCGGCGCGCTCATCTGGGCGTACAAAGTCATAGGGGATGTCGTAACAGGCTCGCCTGTAGTAGCGAACGGGGTTGTCTATGTGGGCAGTACGCGCAGCGAATATACCAGTAACCCGCAGGTAAACCTTTTTGCGCTCGATGCTAAAAAAGGTACGCAGTTGTGGACCTATAGCAGAAGAGGATTCGGTCTTAGCAATCCCATTGTAGCCAACGGCTTCTTCTATGTCGGTATCAATGGGGTCATGTATGCCTTCTCTTTGCCCGGGTTGAAGCAATAG
- a CDS encoding ABC transporter ATP-binding protein, translating into MFYPGTQDMPQTARGEWPFQQAAQPPREVILQTIGLTKAYGKRLAVNNLNLEVARGEVFGFLGPNGAGKTTTIRMLLNLIRPTAGEVLLFGEPLQQNARGLLPRVGALIEQPAFQSYLSGRDNLIAVGGYTGGISQERVDEVLNIVGLGERGRDRYSTYSLGMRQRLGMGAALLTDPELLILDEPGNGLDPAGIVEMRELIRKLAQSGKTIFVSSHILAEVRQVCTRIGIIRGGQLIAVGGVEDLLRSTSRWEIEVPNPERASQLLARVPILRSVSIENGLVVLNAPSVRGRDLIYYLTQNSIWPESVKRSEEDLEHIFLRLTEKEAGL; encoded by the coding sequence ATGTTCTATCCCGGTACTCAAGACATGCCTCAAACAGCGCGTGGGGAATGGCCCTTTCAGCAGGCGGCCCAGCCACCGCGCGAAGTCATCCTGCAAACAATCGGATTGACGAAAGCTTACGGCAAACGATTGGCAGTCAACAATCTGAACCTCGAAGTAGCACGTGGAGAGGTTTTTGGTTTTCTTGGCCCAAACGGGGCCGGTAAAACGACGACCATCCGTATGCTCCTCAACCTGATTCGCCCTACGGCGGGCGAAGTACTGCTCTTCGGTGAGCCACTACAACAAAATGCCCGTGGCCTTCTGCCAAGGGTAGGAGCGCTTATCGAGCAACCCGCCTTTCAATCCTATTTGAGCGGGCGCGATAATTTGATCGCCGTCGGAGGCTATACCGGCGGTATTTCACAGGAGCGTGTGGACGAGGTACTCAACATCGTCGGCCTGGGCGAACGAGGTCGCGACCGCTACTCCACGTATTCGCTCGGTATGCGGCAGCGCCTGGGTATGGGAGCTGCGCTGCTGACCGATCCCGAACTGTTGATCCTCGATGAACCCGGCAATGGCCTCGACCCCGCCGGTATTGTCGAGATGCGTGAATTGATCCGCAAACTTGCGCAATCAGGTAAGACCATCTTCGTCTCAAGCCATATCCTCGCCGAAGTGCGCCAGGTCTGCACGCGCATCGGCATCATTCGTGGTGGCCAGCTCATCGCTGTGGGCGGCGTAGAAGACCTCTTGCGCTCCACAAGCCGCTGGGAGATCGAAGTCCCCAACCCCGAACGGGCCAGTCAATTGCTGGCAAGAGTGCCCATCCTGCGCTCGGTCAGTATCGAAAATGGGCTCGTCGTACTCAACGCTCCCAGTGTTCGCGGGCGCGATCTCATTTACTATCTGACCCAGAACAGTATCTGGCCGGAGAGCGTGAAACGCAGCGAGGAAGATCTTGAACACATCTTCTTGCGGCTCACAGAAAAGGAGGCAGGACTATGA
- a CDS encoding ABC transporter permease subunit, which yields MSQTIWPSAPVPFQSTAEARTATLWELTRNELFKLWHRRLVWGMLILDLVFVFAAWCVLVYYATKTSDGFTPGHLLGGANGLSDAIGQPMTLGRRAGEFIAAALGALTFGGEFSSGSIRLVLSRGVNRASYLAAKYIALAIACVALVIAGLLMSMLLTNFLLIVHRPAPTLLNLNGPTLLTILAMCGGTLENFLFCLLFGATLSILARSAAFGIAASFGYLIGEDIAAAVLPVIGKSLHTPLGNQLANLLFTTNLDAFYANSLPTFLAKGLDQLDGVIACNLTAKACVPVNIGQSFAVALIWALVLGAISTYLFIKRDVLQ from the coding sequence ATGAGCCAGACGATCTGGCCGTCAGCGCCGGTTCCTTTCCAATCAACAGCCGAAGCTCGTACCGCTACGCTCTGGGAATTGACGCGCAATGAACTGTTCAAACTCTGGCATCGCCGGCTGGTCTGGGGCATGCTGATCCTTGATCTCGTCTTCGTTTTTGCCGCGTGGTGCGTCCTCGTTTACTATGCGACAAAAACCTCGGATGGGTTTACCCCTGGACATTTACTGGGTGGAGCAAACGGGCTGAGCGACGCTATCGGCCAGCCGATGACGTTGGGCAGGCGCGCTGGTGAATTCATTGCCGCCGCCCTTGGAGCGCTCACCTTCGGTGGCGAATTCAGCAGTGGCTCTATACGCCTGGTACTCAGTCGTGGCGTCAACCGGGCCTCTTACCTTGCGGCCAAGTACATCGCGCTCGCTATAGCCTGTGTCGCGCTGGTGATTGCCGGCCTGCTGATGAGTATGCTGCTCACCAACTTTCTGCTGATTGTTCACCGGCCCGCTCCTACCCTGCTCAACCTTAATGGGCCGACTCTGCTGACGATACTCGCTATGTGCGGCGGTACGCTTGAGAATTTCCTGTTCTGCCTGCTCTTCGGCGCAACCCTCAGTATACTCGCGCGTTCGGCCGCTTTCGGCATCGCTGCCTCATTTGGCTACCTCATCGGTGAGGATATCGCGGCAGCCGTATTGCCCGTTATAGGAAAATCACTGCACACACCACTCGGCAACCAGCTCGCCAATCTGCTCTTCACAACCAACCTGGACGCTTTTTACGCCAATTCGCTGCCCACATTCCTGGCAAAAGGACTTGACCAGCTCGATGGTGTCATTGCCTGCAATCTGACAGCGAAGGCTTGCGTTCCCGTCAACATCGGCCAGTCATTTGCCGTGGCCTTGATATGGGCGCTGGTACTGGGGGCTATTTCAACGTACCTCTTCATTAAGCGCGATGTGTTGCAGTGA
- a CDS encoding response regulator: protein MTACILVINDQPAILDLYYDLLNSDDYELELSDYTFETLQTIERLNPTLIILDFPVLNRARVWQLLDQLKMHLATASIPLILCSAARSDVREQEDYLQQQGIVIYYKPFHPEAFIQTVQQMIHSPIRKAC from the coding sequence ATGACGGCTTGCATCCTTGTAATTAATGACCAGCCCGCCATTCTGGACCTCTATTATGACCTGTTGAACAGTGACGATTACGAGCTTGAGCTATCCGACTATACATTTGAAACCCTGCAGACTATCGAGCGCCTCAACCCGACGCTCATCATCCTGGATTTTCCGGTATTGAATCGTGCCAGGGTCTGGCAGTTGCTGGACCAGTTGAAGATGCACCTGGCCACGGCTTCAATTCCGCTTATTCTCTGTTCTGCCGCCAGGAGTGATGTCCGGGAACAGGAGGACTATCTACAGCAGCAAGGCATAGTTATTTACTACAAGCCTTTCCATCCTGAGGCTTTTATCCAGACGGTGCAACAAATGATACATAGTCCTATACGCAAAGCATGCTAA